Proteins encoded within one genomic window of Synergistaceae bacterium DZ-S4:
- a CDS encoding M23 family metallopeptidase produces the protein MNRTVTIFIILLFLETSLFAADRTLAFTAPSQADIGQPFLVTVRSVSPLQNVSVSWQGKDSLLTPENGAFSVLLGTDLKNAKAGTSELRISCMIEGELREIKHNIKLSTHRYPRENLKVEADKLTPPQSLSERIKREAGLGRAAIQTDTPGSAPLLPLFKPVTGSYSSVYGKSRYLNGQFKGRHGGVDMRAPLGTPVKAAASGRVILTGDFWFAGKCVYIDHGAGLISFYCHLSKISTSLGSSVERGEVIGLSGKSGRVTGPHLHFSLSWRGEFFDPAPLLEKET, from the coding sequence GTGAATAGGACCGTCACTATCTTTATCATCCTGCTTTTTCTTGAGACCTCCCTCTTTGCCGCTGACAGGACCCTGGCCTTCACCGCCCCTTCACAGGCAGACATAGGCCAGCCATTCCTAGTCACGGTCAGGTCCGTTTCGCCTTTGCAGAACGTTTCTGTCTCGTGGCAGGGAAAGGATTCCCTGCTGACCCCGGAGAACGGCGCTTTCAGCGTCCTTTTGGGAACAGACCTGAAAAACGCCAAAGCAGGGACAAGCGAACTTCGCATAAGCTGCATGATCGAAGGCGAGCTACGGGAGATCAAACATAATATAAAATTGTCCACACACAGATACCCCAGGGAAAATCTTAAAGTCGAGGCAGATAAACTGACACCTCCCCAAAGCCTCAGCGAGCGGATAAAGAGAGAGGCCGGGCTCGGCAGGGCAGCCATACAGACCGACACTCCCGGATCTGCTCCGCTTCTTCCGCTCTTCAAACCTGTCACCGGGAGTTATTCTTCGGTTTACGGAAAGAGCAGGTATTTAAACGGCCAGTTCAAAGGAAGGCACGGAGGCGTAGACATGAGAGCCCCGTTGGGGACTCCCGTAAAAGCTGCTGCTTCCGGCAGGGTCATACTGACCGGAGACTTCTGGTTTGCGGGCAAGTGCGTATACATTGACCATGGTGCGGGACTCATATCCTTTTACTGCCATTTGTCAAAGATATCGACATCTTTAGGAAGCAGCGTAGAAAGGGGAGAAGTCATAGGACTCTCGGGAAAGAGCGGTAGGGTCACCGGACCGCACCTTCATTTCAGTCTGTCGTGGCGGGGTGAATTCTTTGACCCGGCTCCCCTTCTTGAGAAGGAGACATAA
- a CDS encoding DMT family transporter, with the protein MQEKTRSLIEIHIAVVLFGLSGLFARYVGLPAVIIALGRVFFASTAMYALFRYRGKSIRLDSGRDMAALAAAGFLLAVHWTTFFLSIQVSTVAIGVLTFSTFPLFITFLEPLIFGERIKIADVLCACVMFIGVMIIVPEFHLSNSMTMGIIWGMTCSLTYAALSLINRKYVKKYPGRLIAFYEQGTATLVLLPAFFLYKPLLTITNISLLILLGVLFTAAAHSMFINGMKHVRAQTAGMIASLESVYGIVAAALFLIEIPSFNEFAGGTLILAAALYSTLKASKAAG; encoded by the coding sequence ATGCAGGAGAAGACCAGGAGTCTTATAGAGATACATATCGCAGTAGTCCTTTTCGGCCTTTCCGGGCTTTTTGCCAGATATGTCGGACTGCCCGCAGTCATAATAGCGCTTGGAAGGGTCTTTTTTGCGAGTACTGCCATGTACGCTCTCTTCAGGTACAGGGGCAAAAGCATAAGGCTTGATTCGGGGCGTGACATGGCTGCTCTTGCGGCAGCAGGTTTTTTACTTGCTGTCCACTGGACAACTTTCTTCCTTTCCATCCAGGTCTCAACTGTAGCTATAGGTGTCCTCACATTTTCGACGTTTCCTCTTTTTATTACGTTCCTTGAACCTCTTATCTTCGGAGAACGGATCAAGATCGCCGATGTTCTCTGTGCCTGCGTGATGTTCATAGGGGTAATGATAATAGTACCCGAGTTCCATCTGAGCAACAGCATGACAATGGGGATCATATGGGGCATGACATGCAGCCTTACCTATGCTGCACTGTCACTTATAAACAGAAAATACGTAAAGAAATATCCCGGGAGACTGATCGCCTTTTACGAACAGGGAACAGCCACTCTTGTCCTGCTCCCGGCCTTCTTTTTATATAAGCCTTTACTCACTATCACCAACATTTCTCTTTTGATCCTTTTGGGGGTGCTTTTTACCGCGGCAGCCCATTCGATGTTCATCAATGGGATGAAACACGTGAGGGCACAGACTGCAGGGATGATAGCCAGCCTCGAATCAGTATACGGGATAGTTGCCGCAGCCCTCTTTCTCATAGAAATACCCTCTTTTAACGAGTTCGCGGGAGGAACGCTGATCCTTGCTGCAGCTCTATATTCGACGCTTAAGGCGTCAAAAGCGGCGGGATGA
- a CDS encoding TIGR00303 family protein, giving the protein MFILFISETDLSKEKGLSAAGANVEALPYTAPADADMLYYDRPKVIDCIPLDPFGHPTPALVTKAAVMEGKLPVMNIRAGTSVAPAAPFRDLGAVPGRDPRVGPAVPDFLKISEEAAEAAKDLAGSGIKRFVLAESIPGGTTTALLLLRSLGYDGTVSSAGPVNPLPKKEEIWNAVASRLGIRTGGMKGKGLAAAAEAGDPMQISVASFVSALPEDTEVVLAGGTQMMAVAALLRDMKVTRPLMVATTKYICNDITSCFVEYAERIGVEWYSAPLDFSKSRFPGLADYEKGYVKEGVGMGGSVWYAIQNGATLENITKRTEELYAGLIS; this is encoded by the coding sequence ATGTTCATATTATTCATCAGCGAGACAGATCTGTCAAAAGAGAAAGGGCTCTCGGCCGCTGGGGCGAACGTCGAAGCGCTTCCCTATACCGCTCCCGCGGATGCGGATATGCTCTACTACGACAGGCCAAAGGTGATCGACTGTATACCTCTGGATCCGTTCGGCCACCCGACGCCGGCTCTTGTGACTAAAGCGGCCGTAATGGAAGGAAAACTTCCCGTCATGAACATTAGGGCCGGGACCTCGGTAGCCCCCGCTGCTCCGTTCAGGGATCTTGGAGCGGTCCCCGGAAGGGATCCCAGGGTAGGGCCCGCAGTGCCGGACTTCCTGAAGATCTCCGAAGAGGCTGCTGAGGCAGCCAAAGATCTTGCCGGGTCCGGCATTAAAAGATTTGTGCTTGCCGAATCAATTCCCGGAGGGACAACAACGGCCCTTCTACTCCTGAGGTCCCTCGGATACGACGGGACAGTCTCATCTGCGGGCCCCGTAAACCCGCTGCCTAAAAAGGAAGAGATCTGGAATGCGGTCGCCTCAAGGCTCGGCATCAGAACAGGCGGTATGAAAGGAAAGGGCCTCGCAGCGGCGGCGGAAGCGGGGGATCCGATGCAGATATCTGTAGCTTCCTTCGTATCCGCTCTTCCTGAAGATACCGAAGTGGTCCTTGCGGGAGGCACCCAGATGATGGCAGTCGCCGCACTGCTCAGGGACATGAAGGTAACGAGACCGCTGATGGTGGCCACGACCAAATATATATGTAATGACATAACAAGCTGTTTCGTCGAATATGCGGAGAGGATAGGCGTTGAATGGTACTCGGCCCCCCTCGACTTTTCTAAGTCGAGATTCCCGGGCCTTGCTGACTACGAAAAAGGTTACGTCAAAGAGGGCGTGGGAATGGGAGGATCAGTATGGTATGCGATCCAAAACGGCGCGACTTTGGAAAATATCACCAAACGGACTGAAGAACTCTACGCAGGACTTATCTCCTGA
- a CDS encoding V-type ATP synthase subunit D, with product MATKLAPTRGNLVKLTRSMKMAQSGHDLLDQKRQVLMMELVRYIDSAKTIQRDVERVFKEAYEALQKANVSLGIDTVEDISEAVPLTSDITVRLRSVMGVEIPDVDPLSDKTVPSYSFYGSSGAMDAAYSKFRKVMVLLARLAEVETSVYRLAVQIRKTHRRVNALEKVVIPSNKADIRFISDVLEEGEREDFTRMKMAQKKAK from the coding sequence ATGGCTACAAAACTGGCCCCTACAAGAGGAAACCTCGTCAAACTCACCCGTTCGATGAAGATGGCGCAGTCGGGACATGACCTGCTCGATCAGAAACGGCAGGTGCTGATGATGGAGCTCGTCAGATATATCGATTCGGCAAAAACAATACAGAGAGATGTCGAGCGTGTTTTCAAAGAAGCATACGAAGCGCTTCAGAAAGCAAACGTCTCTCTTGGGATAGATACTGTGGAAGACATATCTGAAGCCGTTCCCCTGACTTCTGATATTACTGTCCGTCTGCGTTCTGTAATGGGAGTGGAGATCCCTGATGTTGACCCGTTGTCGGACAAGACCGTACCCAGTTATTCTTTTTACGGATCTTCCGGGGCGATGGATGCGGCATACTCTAAATTCAGGAAGGTAATGGTGCTGCTCGCTCGGCTTGCAGAAGTCGAGACAAGCGTATACAGGCTTGCAGTACAGATAAGAAAGACGCACAGACGTGTCAATGCTCTTGAAAAAGTGGTCATCCCATCAAACAAGGCGGACATAAGGTTCATATCCGACGTCCTTGAAGAGGGCGAACGTGAAGACTTCACAAGAATGAAGATGGCTCAGAAAAAGGCAAAGTAG
- a CDS encoding V-type ATPase subunit: MKSHVLFSRLLTSEEYWALLNLGSTAEITDFLKQTEGYGSHLETIPPAKVHRVDLENAVRSAILSEATAFLSYLAGPQRELFVDWLGWYEAEHLKSIFRWIRVKRLDRDEMRKRLFVVPGSKLSYGLLLNSRDYGEALDALKDTKYYKAVAEPVRHLINGEESLFSLELAIDNLVESSLYNDLKNLPEKEQKLLEPLFGSRIDLLNLYHFHRCTWYYQMTMEETLSRMLPVKYKVKTHHLRDMARGATWEERLDRLELSFPVYAKIFRDALEKEDRELALEMSIKRYNYLKALAIFEKGPPGFHTAISYFILKSHELDDIIRVIEDVRYDYDRSQAATYLIRPIISGGEPKWQ; this comes from the coding sequence GTGAAATCACACGTGCTCTTCAGCAGGCTTCTGACCTCCGAAGAGTACTGGGCTTTGCTTAACCTGGGCTCTACCGCGGAGATAACTGATTTCCTCAAACAGACAGAAGGGTACGGCAGCCACCTCGAGACGATCCCGCCCGCAAAAGTCCACCGTGTGGACCTTGAGAATGCCGTCAGGTCTGCTATCCTCTCTGAAGCTACAGCCTTTCTCTCATATCTGGCCGGCCCACAACGGGAGCTCTTCGTTGACTGGCTCGGGTGGTACGAGGCAGAGCACCTCAAGAGCATTTTCAGATGGATAAGGGTCAAAAGACTGGACAGGGACGAGATGAGAAAACGCCTATTCGTGGTGCCGGGCTCGAAATTGTCGTACGGCCTTTTGCTGAACAGCAGGGATTACGGTGAAGCCCTTGACGCCCTGAAGGATACAAAATATTACAAAGCCGTCGCGGAACCGGTCAGACACCTCATAAACGGAGAAGAGTCCCTCTTTTCGCTTGAACTCGCAATAGACAACCTGGTCGAATCTTCCCTGTATAACGACCTTAAAAATCTGCCGGAAAAAGAGCAGAAACTGCTTGAGCCCTTATTCGGCAGCAGGATAGACCTGTTGAACCTGTATCACTTCCACAGGTGCACATGGTACTACCAGATGACGATGGAAGAGACCCTGAGCAGGATGCTCCCTGTTAAATACAAGGTAAAGACGCACCATCTCAGGGATATGGCAAGAGGCGCGACATGGGAGGAGAGGCTTGACAGACTTGAGCTGTCTTTCCCCGTCTACGCAAAAATATTCAGGGATGCGCTTGAAAAGGAAGACAGGGAACTTGCCCTTGAAATGTCCATCAAGCGGTACAACTATTTAAAAGCCCTTGCGATATTTGAGAAGGGGCCGCCGGGATTCCACACAGCCATAAGCTATTTCATACTGAAATCCCATGAACTGGACGACATCATACGTGTTATTGAAGACGTAAGGTATGACTATGACCGCAGCCAAGCGGCGACTTACCTTATCAGGCCTATAATCAGCGGGGGTGAACCCAAATGGCAGTAA
- a CDS encoding ATPase, which produces MAVMKMVALTMIGPDSEMEPVARQMVLTGGFQPLPLDLLVNDRSLRSKVTTETENPYDELLNKVSTVWKIAGEMIPEPSPVTLTREFTLTAARRKVDQTSRRLEVWEKRRLVMTEEEELLTATKLFVEVLKGTEFGPEELAGGKFLIPFFGRLSNENYQRLTESSEESPITVSELNVVGGNTWALVLTVKGYEESTRKLLEAVYFKEFSLKSIAEQLKGKDPLSQVNKRIANHQRAIKGLAKAAKDMLREQRAEYELLYSQLYTMQRVYDVCKGRGEVSGMYVLSGWIPADTLAEIRKTVEEEAPMTTVMVEETKDITYSGIRVPTLLQNNPFFRAFQDIVSMYSLPSYGEIDPSPIVAISFILFFGFMFGDIGHGLMIFLASSVLVKKGMMKRSFGQVMKYAAASSIVFGGLYGSIFGLENVIPALWLSPMHDTNKLLIVAICMGVFMISLGLVLNMITQYRAKDFGRLLFDGQGMAGLMLYWTMAALAAIYMTGTKIPEVAADIMWAGIGVLMLLMIFRDVLARYLLHQKDEGESVVLNIFEIMHNLMSFVSNTASFVRLAAFALNHVGLSLAVIMLSEMVHSLPGGIVMKGIILVIGNIVIVCLEGLIVFIQTLRLEYYEFFGKFYKGGGSAFKPVGWKKDGSKYVSAAEQK; this is translated from the coding sequence ATGGCAGTAATGAAAATGGTCGCGTTGACCATGATAGGTCCGGATTCGGAGATGGAGCCTGTAGCCCGTCAGATGGTGCTGACAGGAGGCTTCCAGCCCCTGCCCCTCGACCTTCTTGTAAACGACAGGTCCCTCAGGTCCAAGGTCACGACCGAGACAGAAAACCCGTACGACGAACTCCTTAACAAGGTCTCCACCGTATGGAAGATAGCTGGAGAGATGATCCCCGAGCCCTCCCCTGTGACCCTGACCAGAGAGTTTACGCTTACGGCCGCCCGCCGCAAGGTGGACCAGACTTCCAGACGGCTGGAGGTATGGGAAAAGCGAAGGCTTGTGATGACAGAGGAAGAAGAACTGCTCACGGCCACCAAGCTCTTCGTCGAAGTGCTTAAGGGTACCGAGTTCGGTCCGGAAGAACTCGCGGGTGGCAAATTCCTGATACCCTTCTTCGGAAGGCTGTCCAACGAAAACTATCAGAGACTGACAGAGAGCAGCGAGGAATCTCCCATCACGGTCAGCGAACTGAATGTGGTGGGCGGAAACACATGGGCTCTCGTACTGACTGTAAAGGGATACGAAGAGTCGACAAGGAAACTGCTCGAAGCGGTCTATTTCAAAGAGTTTTCATTAAAATCGATAGCTGAGCAGCTAAAGGGAAAAGATCCGCTGAGCCAGGTCAACAAGCGCATCGCCAACCACCAGCGGGCCATCAAGGGGCTTGCAAAGGCCGCTAAGGACATGCTTAGGGAGCAACGCGCCGAATACGAGCTTCTGTATTCGCAGCTCTACACGATGCAGAGGGTTTATGACGTCTGCAAGGGCCGCGGAGAGGTAAGCGGCATGTATGTTCTCTCAGGATGGATACCTGCCGATACCCTTGCGGAGATCAGGAAGACGGTGGAAGAGGAAGCCCCTATGACAACGGTCATGGTGGAGGAGACAAAGGACATAACCTATTCAGGCATAAGGGTACCCACACTCCTTCAGAACAACCCCTTCTTCAGGGCCTTCCAGGATATAGTGTCGATGTACAGCCTTCCCTCCTACGGAGAGATCGACCCTTCCCCGATCGTGGCAATATCCTTCATACTCTTTTTCGGTTTCATGTTCGGAGACATAGGACACGGGCTGATGATATTCCTGGCCTCCTCCGTCCTTGTAAAAAAAGGGATGATGAAGCGTTCCTTCGGCCAGGTAATGAAATACGCAGCGGCAAGTTCCATCGTTTTCGGAGGGCTGTACGGAAGCATCTTCGGGCTGGAGAACGTTATCCCGGCGCTGTGGCTCTCTCCGATGCATGACACCAATAAGCTGCTCATAGTGGCCATCTGCATGGGAGTCTTCATGATAAGCCTCGGACTTGTACTGAACATGATCACACAGTACAGGGCAAAGGATTTTGGCCGGCTTCTTTTTGACGGACAGGGTATGGCAGGACTTATGCTCTACTGGACAATGGCCGCCCTGGCTGCCATATACATGACCGGAACGAAGATACCCGAAGTAGCTGCCGACATCATGTGGGCCGGGATCGGAGTCCTGATGCTGCTGATGATATTCCGTGATGTGCTTGCGCGCTATCTGCTCCATCAGAAGGACGAGGGAGAATCTGTCGTTCTAAACATTTTTGAGATAATGCACAACCTGATGTCATTCGTCTCTAACACAGCTTCTTTTGTAAGGCTCGCCGCATTCGCCCTCAACCACGTCGGGCTGTCACTGGCGGTGATCATGCTCTCAGAGATGGTCCACTCACTGCCCGGCGGGATAGTAATGAAGGGAATAATACTCGTGATAGGAAATATCGTGATCGTATGCCTGGAAGGCCTCATCGTATTTATCCAGACTCTGCGACTCGAATACTACGAGTTCTTCGGTAAATTTTACAAGGGAGGGGGAAGCGCTTTCAAACCTGTCGGCTGGAAAAAGGACGGTTCCAAGTACGTTTCCGCGGCCGAACAGAAATAA
- a CDS encoding ATP synthase subunit C has protein sequence MFGLAVCCGTVATMIGLGYFMQRRGFKGGRVFYLSGLGISSLLIFTGAALSLTMHPAFAQAAAAPLGTGAGMGFIAAAVSTGLACLGAGLAVASVGSAALGLVGEKPEMLGTTLIYLGLSEGIAIYGVIVSLLILGRI, from the coding sequence ATGTTTGGACTTGCAGTTTGCTGCGGCACTGTCGCAACGATGATAGGCCTGGGGTATTTTATGCAGCGCAGGGGATTCAAAGGAGGACGGGTATTCTATCTTTCCGGACTCGGGATATCGTCTCTTCTGATCTTCACAGGCGCAGCGCTTTCTCTCACGATGCACCCCGCATTCGCTCAGGCGGCCGCAGCCCCTCTTGGAACAGGCGCGGGCATGGGCTTTATAGCCGCAGCAGTTTCAACCGGACTCGCATGCCTCGGAGCGGGGCTTGCCGTTGCGAGCGTCGGATCCGCAGCGCTCGGACTGGTAGGGGAAAAACCTGAAATGCTGGGGACGACCCTTATCTATCTCGGCCTTTCAGAGGGTATCGCCATATACGGAGTCATCGTCTCCCTTCTGATACTGGGGCGGATATAA
- a CDS encoding V-type ATP synthase subunit F: MKAFIVSDNHDSLVGMRLAGIQGCLVHTADEAFAAIDRALKIPDLAILAVTEKVAEMAPDVIQQLRERGDLPLVVEIPDRFGTKRGPDFLTRYVQEAIGVKM, translated from the coding sequence ATGAAAGCTTTCATTGTGAGCGACAACCATGATTCCCTGGTAGGCATGAGGCTTGCCGGCATCCAGGGTTGTCTCGTTCACACTGCGGATGAAGCTTTTGCCGCAATTGACAGAGCGCTTAAGATACCGGACCTTGCCATTCTCGCAGTTACAGAAAAAGTTGCGGAAATGGCTCCGGATGTTATTCAGCAGCTGCGGGAGCGCGGAGATCTGCCTCTTGTGGTTGAGATACCTGACAGATTCGGTACAAAACGGGGTCCAGATTTCCTGACCCGTTATGTACAGGAAGCCATTGGGGTGAAAATGTAA
- a CDS encoding V-type ATP synthase subunit E family protein, whose translation MKEVSNEKIGTLRDIILDRADAQKKDLTTAARREAEEWMLKETEKLQNETNIILQDARKRAEDIRRRQILSAEREKSTETLRLQNRILSEALGRLQDKLVYLRDREDYADILAGICVDAVNSLREKEGLKFRLSAVDLGLADKVISKVSEVLPGTELVFDPEPAPILGGCWVSTKDNRRQVNSDWQSLTQEMADTLAERLLPLL comes from the coding sequence ATGAAAGAAGTATCCAATGAAAAAATTGGGACACTCAGGGACATAATCCTTGACAGAGCAGACGCGCAAAAAAAGGATCTGACGACGGCAGCGAGACGTGAAGCCGAGGAATGGATGCTGAAGGAGACAGAGAAACTGCAGAACGAAACAAACATAATCCTTCAGGATGCGAGAAAAAGGGCCGAGGATATCAGGCGCAGACAGATACTCTCTGCAGAGAGAGAAAAATCTACTGAAACGCTCAGGCTTCAGAACAGGATACTTTCAGAAGCGCTCGGGAGGCTCCAGGACAAGTTGGTCTATCTCAGGGACCGTGAAGATTATGCCGATATACTGGCAGGCATCTGTGTAGACGCGGTCAATTCGCTGAGGGAAAAAGAGGGCCTGAAGTTCAGGCTTTCGGCTGTCGACCTCGGCCTTGCCGACAAAGTGATATCCAAGGTAAGCGAGGTACTTCCGGGAACAGAACTGGTATTCGATCCGGAACCGGCCCCCATATTGGGGGGATGCTGGGTCTCAACCAAAGATAACCGCAGACAAGTCAACTCCGACTGGCAAAGTCTGACACAGGAAATGGCCGATACGCTGGCCGAACGGCTTCTGCCGCTGCTATAG
- a CDS encoding V-type ATP synthase subunit A translates to MEAKTNFAPNNKEGIVTFVNGPVIKASNMRDFAMREVVNVGPKKLMGEIISMDGDDATIQVYEDTDGLKIFETVTGSGESLSIEVGPGLIGSFFDGIGRPLDSLLESEGMYISPGTSVNMLNRDKTWEVTPVAKPGDLVTGGTVIATVQETPLLLHRIMAPPGMEGEITWVISGGFHKGGEMVAKIKDAFGREVAIPMIQRWPVRTPRPYRERLLPNEPFVTGQRVIDGLFPIAKGGTACIPGGFGTGKTVTQHQLAKWGDAQVVIYIGCGERGNEMTDVLEQFPVLEDPRSGRPLMERTILIANTSNMPVAAREASIYTGITIAEYFRDMGYDVAIMADSTSRWAEALRELSGRLEEIPAEEGFPAYLPSRLAEFYERAGRVVTLNGENGSISVIGAVSPPGGDFTEPVTRHTKRFIRCFWGLDKNLANARHYPAISWIDSYSEYAEEVNGWFCSNVDPRWGNTRDKVRQILAEDNKVQQVIKLVGEDVLPDDQRLIAFTAFLIKNGYLQQNSFGSDSYSPPSKGFEILDVIIDFYNKALNLVRKGIPISLIKEDESVDSITHLRELAPDDAEGFALVRKRINAHLERVAAERTRKLGGE, encoded by the coding sequence TTGGAGGCTAAGACAAATTTCGCCCCAAATAATAAGGAAGGTATCGTTACCTTCGTTAATGGTCCTGTAATCAAGGCCTCTAATATGCGTGATTTTGCAATGCGTGAAGTTGTCAACGTCGGACCCAAAAAGCTTATGGGAGAGATCATAAGCATGGACGGCGATGATGCAACTATTCAGGTCTACGAGGACACTGACGGACTTAAAATTTTTGAGACCGTCACAGGTTCCGGGGAATCCCTCTCAATTGAGGTAGGCCCCGGACTTATAGGAAGTTTCTTTGACGGCATCGGCCGCCCGCTGGACTCCCTTCTTGAATCAGAGGGGATGTACATTTCTCCCGGGACATCCGTCAATATGCTTAACAGGGACAAGACATGGGAGGTCACTCCTGTTGCAAAGCCGGGCGACCTGGTAACAGGGGGCACTGTGATAGCTACGGTACAGGAGACTCCTCTGCTTCTCCATAGGATCATGGCCCCCCCCGGCATGGAAGGAGAGATCACCTGGGTGATATCCGGAGGATTTCACAAAGGCGGCGAGATGGTCGCAAAGATCAAGGATGCCTTCGGCCGTGAAGTTGCGATTCCGATGATCCAGAGATGGCCTGTGAGAACTCCGCGTCCCTACCGCGAAAGGCTGCTTCCGAATGAGCCTTTTGTCACAGGACAAAGAGTCATCGACGGACTTTTCCCGATAGCAAAGGGAGGCACTGCCTGTATTCCTGGAGGATTCGGGACAGGGAAAACGGTAACGCAGCACCAGCTGGCCAAATGGGGCGACGCTCAGGTCGTCATTTACATCGGATGCGGCGAGAGGGGAAATGAAATGACGGACGTCCTCGAGCAGTTTCCTGTGCTTGAAGACCCCCGCTCAGGCAGGCCTCTTATGGAAAGGACGATCCTTATAGCGAACACCTCCAACATGCCTGTTGCAGCACGTGAAGCTTCGATATACACCGGTATCACTATTGCTGAATATTTCCGGGACATGGGATACGACGTCGCAATAATGGCAGACTCGACATCAAGGTGGGCGGAAGCCCTCCGCGAGCTTTCCGGCCGCCTCGAAGAGATACCCGCGGAAGAAGGGTTCCCCGCCTATCTGCCCAGCAGGCTGGCTGAATTTTACGAGAGGGCAGGAAGAGTCGTGACACTGAACGGTGAAAACGGCAGCATAAGCGTTATCGGGGCTGTATCTCCTCCCGGAGGAGATTTCACTGAACCTGTTACAAGACATACAAAGCGCTTTATAAGATGTTTCTGGGGACTTGACAAAAACCTTGCAAACGCGAGGCACTATCCTGCGATCTCATGGATAGACTCCTACAGCGAATACGCTGAAGAGGTCAACGGGTGGTTCTGTTCCAACGTAGACCCAAGGTGGGGAAATACCAGGGACAAAGTCCGCCAGATCCTCGCTGAGGACAACAAGGTCCAGCAGGTCATAAAGCTAGTCGGTGAGGACGTTCTGCCTGACGATCAGAGACTTATTGCATTTACGGCCTTCCTGATAAAGAACGGATATCTCCAGCAGAATTCGTTCGGATCGGATTCATACTCCCCCCCCTCAAAGGGGTTTGAGATCCTGGACGTGATAATCGATTTCTATAATAAGGCTCTTAACCTGGTACGCAAGGGCATCCCGATCTCCCTTATCAAGGAGGACGAATCTGTCGACTCGATAACCCACCTGAGGGAACTCGCACCGGACGACGCCGAAGGTTTTGCCCTTGTCAGAAAGAGGATAAATGCTCACCTCGAAAGGGTAGCTGCGGAAAGAACAAGAAAGCTCGGAGGTGAGTAG